In a single window of the Ooceraea biroi isolate clonal line C1 chromosome 8, Obir_v5.4, whole genome shotgun sequence genome:
- the LOC105275448 gene encoding 26S proteasome non-ATPase regulatory subunit 13: MATSVVAKDLNTFLSQKQNVADKELATEWAQLEELYSKRLWHQLTLKLETFVKNPALQQGDNLVQLYVNFLSTFENKINPLSLVEILAHVIQQFQDKQEAIKFLEKTEAKVQSNNEAIALCKVLKGQILLDKLNNQDQARKIIEEVEAMLDNADGVTTVHGRFYLLASRLYRLQGKHAEYYRTALRYLGCIELNSLSRQEQEQHAFFLGLAALLGEGVYNLGELLAHPVLESLKGTPNNWLVDLLQAFNAGDIVALERLKPQWSKVADLAAQELKLRQKISLLCLMEMTFKRQANNRQLTFAEISQETRLPLGEVELLVMKALAQGLVRGAIDQVAGTVNMTWVQPRVLDRSQIAGMVQRLDGWCKDVSSMEKLLESRASEILTL; encoded by the exons ATGGCGACGTCCGTGGTAGCGAAGGATCTCAACACTTTTCTCAGTCAAAAGCAAAATGTTGCCGATAAAGAATTGGCTACGGAGTGGGCGCAGCTGGAGGAGCTGTACAGCAAAcg GCTTTGGCATCAGTTGACGCTAAAATTGGAGACGTTTGTGAAGAACCCGGCGCTTCAGCAAGGAGACAATCTCGTGCAATTATACGTCAACTTTTTGTCCACTTTTGAGAATAA GATAAATCCATTGTCATTGGTGGAGATACTGGCACATGTGATACAACAGTTCCAAGATAAGCAGGAAGCGATTAAATTCTTGGAGAAAACCGAGGCTAAGGTTCAAAGCAACAATGAGGCGATTGCGCTTTGTAAGGTTCTTAAGGGACAGATTTTATTGGATAAGCTGAACAATCAGGATCAAGCCAGGAAGATCATAGAGGAGGTAGAGGCTATGCTGGATAATGCAGACGGCGTTACGACAGTTCACGGGCGTTTTTATCTTCTAGCAAGCCGATTGTATAGATTACAGGGCAAGCACGCGGAGTATTACCGTACAGCGTTGag ATACCTAGGTTGCATAGAGCTCAACAGTCTAAGCAGGCAAGAGCAAGAACAACACGCCTTCTTCCTCGGGCTCGCGGCGCTCTTAGGCGAGGGCGTGTACAATCTCGGAGAGTTGCTCGCGCACCCGGTCTTAGAATCTTTAAAAGGCACGCCGAACAACTGGCTCGTCGACCTACTGCAGGCATTTAATGCCGGCGACATCGTTGCGTTGGAGAGATTGAAGCCGCAGTGGAGCAAGGTGGCCGACCTAGCGGCGCAAGAATTAAAACTGCGACAGAAGATCTCCCTGCTATGCCTCATGGAAATGACTTTCAAACGGCAAGCCAACAATCG ACAACTGACATTTGCGGAGATTTCTCAGGAGACGCGTCTGCCGCTCGGTGAAGTGGAGCTGCTGGTGATGAAAGCTCTCGCTCAGGGTCTCGTACGAGGAGCTATCGATCAAGTGGCTGGTACCGTCAACATGACGTGGGTGCAGCCGCGTGTTCTAGATCGCAGTCAGATCGCCGGCATGGTACAACGTCTCGACGGATGGTGCAAAGACGTTAGTTCAATGGAGAAACTGTTGGAATCCAGGGCCTCTGAGATCCTCACTCTCTGA
- the LOC105275763 gene encoding lariat debranching enzyme → MRIAVEGCAHGELDIIYEAIQEIEKIDERKIDLLICCGDFQATRNLSDLKCMAVPDKYKDMCTFYKYYSGEKKAPILTIFIGGNHEASNHLQELPYGGWVAPNIYYLGYAGVVQVAGVRIAGLSGIYKSQHWMQGHYEKPPYNDSTIRSAYHVRNLEVFRLKQLSGKIDIFLSHDWPAGVTKYGDEDALLKQKPFFKNDIESNALGSPPCMELLELLHPSYWFSAHLHCKFAALVPEKGGARVTRFLALDKCLPKRKFLQVLEVRSQTDSPVQLSYDPEWLAILYLTNHLLSVKNNIHYMPGRYGAGRWMYTPTAKEKQTVYERFDSDMRIPLNFTRTVKPYDSCDTDTHAERPRLLINDQTTEFCQKLGIDDPSALLQLIGSTTKDNSRSGDVSMETSGEYTSESMEISFEEDNILCSTFEEDPPNKCPSDSMPTNLSPKSNDDEYSHSSDYTVNTSKSTLDDGVNDSASMGDSPVQSANTPRPSAVPRSANMDKLTIISGVLFLFADICAIISIAMPDWIITDVGGDTRLGLMWSCMTLYNRPQVCYKSALQSEWLMALICIFVGCILITATIILLIISHWDRSVIPYARWVGFGAMVLFCHAAVIFPMGFHIDEIGGQPYQLPNSHQVGIAYILFVLALWITVISELFAGKVCLPHF, encoded by the exons ATGAGGATTGCTGTAGAGGGTTGTGCTCATGGCGAATTGGACATCATTTACGAAGCTATACAAGAGATCGAAAAGATCgatgagagaaagatagattTGCTTATTTGCTGCGGTGATTTTCAAGCTACTAGAAATTTGAGCGATCTAAAATGTATGGCTGTACCGGACAAATATAAGGACATGTGTACATTTTACAA ATATTACTCGGGTGAAAAGAAAGCTCCAATATTAACCATCTTTATTGGAGGCAATCACGAAGCATCGAATCATCTTCAGGAATTGCCATACGGAGGATGGGTCGCacctaatatttattatctcggGTACGCGGGTGTGGTGCAGGTGGCTGGAGTCAGGATTGCAGGACTCTCGGGCATTTATAAGAGTCAACATTGGATGCAAGGGCATTACGAGAAGCCTCCTTATAACGACAGTACCATCAGGAGTGCATACCATGTTAGGAATCTAGAAGTTTTCAGGTTAAAACAG ctttctggcaaaattgatattttcttgTCGCATGACTGGCCAGCAGGGGTGACAAAATACGGAGACGAAGATGCATTGCTGAAGCAAAAACCATTCTTTAA GAACGACATAGAAAGCAACGCACTCGGCAGCCCGCCGTGCATGGAACTGCTGGAACTCCTTCATCCGTCTTACTGGTTCTCCGCGCATCTGCACTGCAAATTCGCGGCACTCGTACCTGAGAAGGGAGGAGCGCGAGTTACGAGGTTCCTGGCGCTGGATAAGTGTCTACCGAAGCGCAAGTTCCTCCAGGTGCTGGAGGTGCGTTCGCAGACGGACAGTCCCGTACAGTTGAGCTACGATCCCGAGTGGTTGGCGATACTGTACCTGACGAATCACTTGTTGAGCGTCAAGAATAACATCCATTACATGCCGGGTCGGTACGGTGCCGGCAGGTGGATGTACACGCCCACCGCGAAGGAGAAGCAGACCGTGTACGAGAGATTCGACTCGGACATGCGAATTCCACTGAACTTCACTCGAACCGTCAAGCCGTACGATTCGTGCGACACGGATACTCACGCGGAACGACCGAGATTATTGATAAACGATCAGACCACCGAGTTCTGCCAGAAGCTAGGCATCGACGACCCGTCCGCCCTGCTGCAGCTTATCGGAAGCACCACGAAGGATAACAGCAGATCGGGCGACGTCTCGATGGAGACGTCCGGCGAGTATACGTCCGAGTCCATGGAGATCTCGTTCGAGGAGGACAACATACTGTGCTCCACGTTCGAGGAAGATCCGCCGAACAAGTGTCCCTCCGACAGCATGCCGACGAATCTCTCTCCCAAAAGTAACGACGACGAGTACTCGCACAGTTCGGATTACACGGTGAACACGAGTAAGAGCACCTTGGACGACGGTGTTAACGACTCGGCTTCGATGGGAGATA GCCCCGTGCAAAGTGCCAACACTCCCCGACCGTCGGCCGTCCCAAGAAGCGCAAACATGGACAAGTTGACTATCATCTCGGGGGTACTGTTTTTGTTCGCGGACATCTGTGCCATAATCAGTATCGCGATGCCGGACTGGATCATCACCGACGTTGGCG GCGATACTAGATTGGGCCTCATGTGGTCGTGCATGACCTTGTATAACAGACCCCAGGTCTGCTACAAGTCGGCCCTGCAGTCGGAATGGCTGATGGCACTGATCTGCATATTCGTAGGCTGTATTCTGATAACGGCAACTATAATATTGCTGATCATTTCACACTGGGATCGCAGCGTCATTCCCTACGCGCGCTGGGTAGGATTCGGTGCTA TGGTACTGTTTTGCCATGCAGCGGTTATATTCCCAATGGGTTTCCACATCGATGAGATTGGTGGACAACCATATCAGTTACCCAACTCGCACCAAGTTGGAATCGCTTACATTCTGTTTGTCCTAGCGCTGTGGATCACAGTAATTTCGGAACTCTTTGCGGGCAAAGTTTGTCTACCACATTTTTAG
- the LOC105275450 gene encoding zinc finger HIT domain-containing protein 2, whose amino-acid sequence MESAGTNSTTNNTATNNICRLCNERTSLYTCPRCEIGFCSSKCYKSDSHMDCSESFYKQNVQEELKSQESDPESRQKMLEILKRVHEEGWDNILDDSDTGDDEDSPLDSDDDETRDLETRLQNVNLDDPNELWSVLSAAERQEFEALLKNGEAEKFLPKWVPWWTRRLENKLVQFVEDEAKDAHSDLKYPAVMDVPLFNELQKASPCLPFNVTNVIYAYAYIALYYNGDCMNCADDAASVFLSICENMKNNEVFEDADSAIKSVVENIGKLNVDRLPCDEQTLTALKEAGTSILQGPSTEMKTIYVCTALSELHRLLTAARKEVSVRKNTSSHQEFTKKFSQRDSAVNLSKKSIFMCLKKLEYYLSWVKKYGAELL is encoded by the exons ATGGAATCTGCTGGCACAAATTCGACTACTAATAATACTGctactaataatatttgtagatT GTGTAATGAACGCACGTCTTTGTATACCTGTCCAAGATGTGAGATAGGCTTTTGCAGTAGTAAATGTTACAAATCAGACTCGCACATGGATTGCTCCGAGAGCTTTTATAAACAGAACGTGCAAGAGGAATTGAAATCTCAGGAAAGTGATCCAGAATCTAGACAAAAGATGTTGGAGATTCTTAAGAGAGTACATGAAGAAGGTTGGGACAATATTCTAGATGATTCGGATACAGGAGATGACGAGGACTCTCCATTGGATTCTGATGACGATGAA ACTCGTGACTTAGAGACCAGATTACAAAACGTTAATTTGGATGATCCGAATGAGCTTTGGTCAGTTTTATCCGCTGCGGAGAGACAAGAATTTGAAGCACTGTTGAAGAACGGAGAGGCAGAGAAATTTCTTCCGAAATGGGTACCATGGTGGACTCGTCGTCTGGAAAACAAATTGGTTCAGTTTGTTGAAGACGAAGCCAAGGACGCTCATAGTGACTTAAAATATCCTGCTGTAATGGATGTACCATTGTTCAATGAACTGCAG AAAGCGTCTCCCTGTCTACCTTTTAATGTAACAAACGTGATATACGCATACGCATACATAGCTCTTTATTACAATGGGGATTGCATGAATTGTGCTGACGACGCTGCAAGCGTCTTTCTAAGTATATGCGAGAACATGAAAAACAATGAAGTCTTTGAAGACGCAGACTCGGCAATTAAATCCGTTGTGGAAAATATTGGAAAGCTCAAT GTTGATCGGTTGCCATGTGACGAGCAAACTTTAACAGCACTGAAAGAAGCCGGCACATCCATTTTACAAGGGCCAAGCACTGAGATGAAAACTATTTATGTATGCACAGCGCTCTCTGAACTCCATAGATTGCTAACAGCAGCCAGGAAAGAGGTTTCAGTGCGTAAGAACACGAGCAGCCATCAggaatttacaaaaaaattttcACAACGAGATAGTGCTGTGAATCTGTCGAAGAAGAGCATATTTATGTGTCTAAAAAAACTAGAGTACTATTTATCATGGGTAAAAAAGTATGGAGCGGAACTcttgtaa
- the LOC105275451 gene encoding choline/ethanolamine kinase isoform X2: protein MSEKSPEMRETAARICRDYLHGVWKHVTSENIILKRVSGGLSNWLYNVELPEEAVPVRGEPRQVLLRLYGQVHGERALEGLITESVIFTLLSERRLGPKLHGIFPGGRIEEYIPARPLLTRELADPTLSLLIAEKMGQIHMMQVPISKEPTWIWDTMNNWLNTATDIFASTDDIDNQQLENIRAIKCIDLKHEIDWFRSLVTQQKHPVTFCHNDMQEGNILLQHNTRRPELVLIDFEYCSYNYRGFDIANHFAEWQYDYTASEYPFFHERPAGSPTKEQKLDFIRAYLRTLGKEGSLEEERTMMEVRIFSLASHLFWGLWSIVNAKLSQIPFGYWDYAASRLRNYMYLKDKILASEPPVIDGSFKRKSREID, encoded by the exons ATGTCGGAGAAAAGTCCCGAGATGAGGGAAACCGCTGCGAGAATTTGTCGGGATTACTTGCACGGTGTCTGGAAGCACGTTACATCGGAGAACATCATTCTCAAACGCGTCAg TGGCGGTCTCAGCAATTGGTTGTACAATGTTGAGTTACCGGAAGAGGCAGTTCCAGTTAGAGGAGAGCCTCGGCAAGTTCTGCTGCGTCTGTACGGACAGGTACACGGGGAGAGGGCATTGGAGGGACTCATCACGGAATCCGTCATCTTTACTCTGCTCTCCGAGAGGAGGCTTGGTCCCAAGTTGCACGGGATATTCCCTGGCGGTCGCATAGAGGAGTACATACCCGCTCGACCTTTGCTCACGAGAGAATTGGCGGATCCGACGCTGAGCCTGTTAATTGCGGAGAAGATGGGACAGATACATATGATGCAGGTGCCGATTAGCAAGGAACCCACGTGGATATGGGACACGATGAATAACTGGCTCAATACAGCGACGGATATTTTCGCGAGCACCGACGATATCGATAATCAGCAACTGGAGAACATCAGGGCGATAAAGTGCATAGACTTGAAACACGAGATTGATTGGTTCAG GTCACTGGTGACGCAGCAAAAACACCCAGTCACATTCTGCCACAACGACATGCAAGAGGGCAACATACTCCTGCAACACAATACGCGAAGGCCCGAACTGGTACTCATTGACTTTGAATATTGTTCGTACAACTATCGGGGATTCGATATCGCCAATCATTTCGCCGAATGGCAATATGACTATACAGCGTCGGAATATCCTTTCTTTCACGAACGTCCCGCCGGCAGTCCCACAAAGGAGCAAAAG CTCGACTTCATAAGAGCCTATCTGAGGACATTGGGGAAAGAAGGATCTCTGGAAGAAGAACGCACCATGATGGAAGTGAGGATATTTTCATTAGCTAGTCATTTGTTCTGGGGTCTCTGGAGCATCGTGAATGCAAAACTCTCACAGATTCCATTTGGATATTGG GATTATGCTGCTTCCAGATTGAGGAATTACATGTATCTGAAGGACAAGATCCTTGCCTCTGAACCACCGGTGATAGATGGCAGCTTCAAGAGAAAATCGAGAGAGATAGATTGA
- the LOC105275449 gene encoding phosphoglycerate kinase, which produces MALNKLSIDKVELADKRVLIRVDFNVPLKEGKITNNQRIVAALDTVKYAVDKKAKSIVLMSHLGRPDGKKDEKYTLKPVAEELKALLGKEILFLNDCVGPDVEAACANPAPGTIILLENLRFHVEEEGKGLGPDGSKIKADKDKVTEFRASLRKLGDVYINDAFGTAHRAHSSMMGDGFDVRASGFLLKKELEYFAKALDNPERPFLAILGGAKIADKIQLINNLLDKVNEMIIGGGMAYTFLKVSKNMKIGNSLFDEEGAKIVNELLDKAKKNNVQIHLPVDFVTADKFAENAAVGAADVENGIPDGWMGLDVGPKSRELFAEPIKRAKVVVWNGPAGVFEFENFSKGTKSLMDNVVEATTRGTITIIGGGDTATCAAKWKTEDKVSHVSTGGGASLELLEGKVLPGVAALSSS; this is translated from the exons ATGGCGCTCAATAAACTCAGTATCGATAAAGTAGAATTGGCGGATAAGAGAGTGCTTATACG AGTCGACTTCAATGTACCGCTGAAGGAGGGAAAGATAACGAACAATCAAAGAATCGTCGCTGCGTTGGACACGGTGAAATATGCTGTCGATAAAAAGGCCAAATCGATCGTTCTGATGTCCCATTTGGGTCGACCTGACGGCAAGAAAGACGAGAAGTATACGCTGAAACCTGTGGCTGAGGAACTGAAAGCCCTGTTGGGAAAGGAGATATTGTTCTTGAACGATTGCGTAGGTCCCGACGTGGAAGCCGCTTGTGCCAATCCAGCGCCTGGCACTATTATTCTGTTAGAAAACTTGAGGTTCCACGTCGAAGAGGAAGGCAAGGGGTTAGGCCCTGATGGCAGTAAG attaaAGCTGACAAGGATAAAGTTACTGAATTCAGAGCATCCTTGAGGAAGCTAGGAgatgtttatataaatgatgCCTTTGGTACTGCTCATCGTGCTCATAGTTCCATGATGGGAGATGGATTTGACGTCAGAGCGAGCGGCTTCTTACTCAAAAAGGAACTGGAATACTTTGCGAAAGCTTTGGATAACCCGGAAAGACCGTTCCTGGCTATACTCGGTGGTGCCAAGATCGCGGATAAGATCCAGCtgattaacaatttattgGACAAAGTAAACGAAATGATCATTGGAGGCGGTATGGCCTATACGTTCTTAAAAGTGTCGAAAAACATGAAA ATTGGAAATTCGTTGTTCGACGAGGAGGGCGCAAAAATTGTCAACGAGCTGCTGGACAAAGCGAAGAAGAATAACGTCCAAATTCACTTGCCAGTAGATTTCGTGACTGCTGACAAGTTCGCGGAGAATGCAGCGGTAGGAGCTGCCGATGTTGAAAACGGTATACCCGACGGATGGATGGGTCTTGACGTTGGTCCAAAATCAAGAGAATTATTCGCAG AACCGATTAAGAGAGCAAAAGTTGTAGTATGGAATGGCCCAGCTGGGGTATTCGAATTTGAGAACTTCAGCAAAGGCACCAAGAGTCTGATGGACAATGTCGTCGAGGCAACGACTCGCGGTACGATCACGATTATCGGCGGTGGGGACACGGCGACGTGCGCGGCCAAATGGAAAACCGAGGATAAAGTGAGCCACGTGAGCACCGGCGGTGGTGCGAGTCTGGAACTCCTGGAGGGTAAAGTATTGCCAGGAGTGGCCGCCCTTTCTTCGTCGTAA
- the LOC105275451 gene encoding choline/ethanolamine kinase isoform X1: MSIKNKMSEKSPEMRETAARICRDYLHGVWKHVTSENIILKRVSGGLSNWLYNVELPEEAVPVRGEPRQVLLRLYGQVHGERALEGLITESVIFTLLSERRLGPKLHGIFPGGRIEEYIPARPLLTRELADPTLSLLIAEKMGQIHMMQVPISKEPTWIWDTMNNWLNTATDIFASTDDIDNQQLENIRAIKCIDLKHEIDWFRSLVTQQKHPVTFCHNDMQEGNILLQHNTRRPELVLIDFEYCSYNYRGFDIANHFAEWQYDYTASEYPFFHERPAGSPTKEQKLDFIRAYLRTLGKEGSLEEERTMMEVRIFSLASHLFWGLWSIVNAKLSQIPFGYWDYAASRLRNYMYLKDKILASEPPVIDGSFKRKSREID, translated from the exons ATGAGCATTAAAAACAAG ATGTCGGAGAAAAGTCCCGAGATGAGGGAAACCGCTGCGAGAATTTGTCGGGATTACTTGCACGGTGTCTGGAAGCACGTTACATCGGAGAACATCATTCTCAAACGCGTCAg TGGCGGTCTCAGCAATTGGTTGTACAATGTTGAGTTACCGGAAGAGGCAGTTCCAGTTAGAGGAGAGCCTCGGCAAGTTCTGCTGCGTCTGTACGGACAGGTACACGGGGAGAGGGCATTGGAGGGACTCATCACGGAATCCGTCATCTTTACTCTGCTCTCCGAGAGGAGGCTTGGTCCCAAGTTGCACGGGATATTCCCTGGCGGTCGCATAGAGGAGTACATACCCGCTCGACCTTTGCTCACGAGAGAATTGGCGGATCCGACGCTGAGCCTGTTAATTGCGGAGAAGATGGGACAGATACATATGATGCAGGTGCCGATTAGCAAGGAACCCACGTGGATATGGGACACGATGAATAACTGGCTCAATACAGCGACGGATATTTTCGCGAGCACCGACGATATCGATAATCAGCAACTGGAGAACATCAGGGCGATAAAGTGCATAGACTTGAAACACGAGATTGATTGGTTCAG GTCACTGGTGACGCAGCAAAAACACCCAGTCACATTCTGCCACAACGACATGCAAGAGGGCAACATACTCCTGCAACACAATACGCGAAGGCCCGAACTGGTACTCATTGACTTTGAATATTGTTCGTACAACTATCGGGGATTCGATATCGCCAATCATTTCGCCGAATGGCAATATGACTATACAGCGTCGGAATATCCTTTCTTTCACGAACGTCCCGCCGGCAGTCCCACAAAGGAGCAAAAG CTCGACTTCATAAGAGCCTATCTGAGGACATTGGGGAAAGAAGGATCTCTGGAAGAAGAACGCACCATGATGGAAGTGAGGATATTTTCATTAGCTAGTCATTTGTTCTGGGGTCTCTGGAGCATCGTGAATGCAAAACTCTCACAGATTCCATTTGGATATTGG GATTATGCTGCTTCCAGATTGAGGAATTACATGTATCTGAAGGACAAGATCCTTGCCTCTGAACCACCGGTGATAGATGGCAGCTTCAAGAGAAAATCGAGAGAGATAGATTGA